The following DNA comes from Cetobacterium somerae ATCC BAA-474.
AAAATATTCTTTTTGAAATATATTAAATAGGAGGGGCATTATGAAAAAGTTATTAGCTTCATTAGTTTTCATGTCTTTATTAGTAGGGTGTAATAATGACAACGCAGTATCAAAAACACCTGTTGATTCTTCAAGTCCATATAAGGAGTATTCTGTAAACGATACTAAGGTAGCTGATACTGTTGAAACAAATATTTTGAAAGCTGAAGCTGAAAAATATGGTTTTGATTTAAAAACTTCTTCAGCTCATATGGTTAGCTTTAAAAAAGTTGGAACTTATGGTTCTGGAGAGCTTAAAGTTATTGCATTTTTAAATCCTAAAGGTGTTGAAGCTGCTGAGGATAAAGGGTATATTAATATCAATAGAGTTGTTTCGTATACTTGTAAATTTGAATATAGCTATAAAACAGAGAAATACGTATGGACATCTGATTATCCATACGCATCTACAAGCACTTTATTTTAAAGACAAAATGGATGAACCTATTGTTCATCCATTTTTTTAATCTCTAAATTGACATTCTAATAGATGATCATTTACTATTCCTATAGCTTGTAGATACGAGTAAACAGTTGTGCTTCCTAAGAACTTAAATCCTCTTTTTTTCAAATCTTTTGCTATTGTATCTGATAACTCTGTTTTTGCTGGAACTTCACTTAAAGTTGTCCAATTATTTTTTATAATTTTCTTTTCTGTAAAAGACCATATATATTCATTAAAAGACCCAAACTCTTTTTGAATTTTCAAAAACTCTTTTGCATTACTTATAGATGATTCTATCTTTTTTCTATATCTTACTATACCAGGATTTTCTAACATTTTTAGTATTTTGTCTTCATCATACAGAGCCACTATATCTGGATTAAAGTTATCATACTCTACTCTATAATTTTCTCTTTTTTTTAATATTGTTATCCAACTTAGCCCTGATTGAGCTGATTCTAAAACTAAAAACTCAAAATGAGTTCTATCATCATAAACAGGCTTCCCCCATTCTTCATCATGATACTTTCTATATAAATCACTACTTTCACACCAAGGACATCTTATCATATAATCACCCTCCAAATTTTTATCACATAATATCATTTATCCCTCTCTATTTCAATTTAATATTTTCTTAATTCATTGCTTCTTAAGTAGTTTTATGTTAGTATTTTTATAACTAGATTATTAAGGAGGTTTTTTATGAAAAAGATATCTTTACTTCTTTTCTTAAGTTTTTTCTATTTAAGTTGTACCAATAACTCTATTTATAATAAAAATCTCTCTACATATACTATTGAAAGTAGTGTAGTTGAAAATCAAACAACTCAACAAGAGATTAAAAGTATTTTTGGTGAACCATACTCAGTTGATGTAAATAATCAAGGGAATACTGTTTGGACATACCATGATGTAACTATTAATAGTCCTGGATATAACTCTTTTTCTGCTTCATTTAGAGCCGGTAAGGGAAGTCGTTCTAGAGATAATCATAATCCTCAATATAAATGGGTTATTATTTTTAACTCTGATAGTGTAGTTATTAATTCTGATGTTAGAACATTATATTAATCTTTTAAGAAAGGAGCTGTAACTATGTTACTTTGGTTTATTATAGGAGTAGTATTTTTAGTTATTGAGATTTTAACATTTGGGCTTATATCCATTTGGTTTGCATTAGGAGCTTTTTTAACAATGATTTTCTATGAAGCTTCCTTAGAAAATCAGTTTTATATTTTCGTTGGTGCTTCTTTACTTTTTTTAGTTCTAATTCGAAAGCTTGCCTTAAAACATTTTAAAGGAAATAGTAAGGAGTTAAATCGTATTAAAGGAAAAGTTGTAAAAATCGAAAAAATTGAAGTTCGTGGAAGTAATAATTTCTATACTGTATATTTAGATGGGAAAATCTGGGAAGGTATATCTAAATCTAACTTCAGCGTTGGAGATGAAGCTATTGTAGAGAAAATTGTGGGAAACAAATTAGTTTTATCTAAAAAATATTAGGAGGGGTTATATGTTATTTTTATTTATTTTAATACTTATTGCTGTATTTTTAATTGGAACACATATTAGAATCGTTGCTCAGTCACAAGCTTTCGTTGTAGAAAGATTAGGAGCATACTTAGCTACTTGGGATGTTGGTTTAAATGTTTTAATCCCATTTGTTGATAGAATTGCTAAAAGAGTATCTTTAAAAGAGCAAGTTATAGACTTTCCACCACAACCAGTTATTACAAAGGATAATGTTACTATGCAAATAGACTCTGTTGTTTATTTCCAAATTACTGATCCTAAGTTATATACTTATGGTGTTGAAAATCCTTTAAATGCTATTGAAAATTTAACAGCAACAACTTTAAGAAATTTAATTGGAGAGTTAGAACTTGATGCTACTTTAACATCAAGAGATACAATCAATACTAAGATGAGAGTTATTTTAGATGAGGCTACTGATCCTTGGGGAATAAAGATAAATAGAGTGGAACTTAAAAATATTATTCCTCCTGCTGAAATTCAAGATGCTATGGAAAAGCAGATGAAGGCAGAAAGAGAGAGAAGAGAGTCAATTCTTAGAGCTGAGGGACAAAAAACATCTGCTATATTAGTTGCTGAGGGAGAAAAAGAGGCTGCTATATTAAGAGCTGAAGCTAAAAAAGAAACGGCTATTAGAGAGGCTGAGGGAGAAGCAGAAGCTATTCTTAGTATCCAAAGAGCTAATGCTGAAGCCATTAAACTTATTAAAGAAGCTGCTCCTGATAAAAGTGTTCTTATGATAAAAGGGATGGAAGCTTTTGAAAAAGTTGCAAATGGTCAAGCTACAAAAATTATTATTCCTAGTGAATTACAAAATATTGTTACTTTAAGCGAACTTTTCCACGAGTCTAAAAAATAATAAATATCTTTATAAAAAAACCGTAAGCTTTAATTAGCTTACGGTTTAAATATATATATTCCATTTTTTCCAGTTTCCATATTATCCACATGTATATAACCCTTAGCTAATGTCACATTAGGATCCTCTATTCTTGTTATCATTGAATATCTTCTAGGATTATTTATTATTCTTTCATAGACTTTTTTCATATCCATACTTGGAACTTCAAAATCTACACCTCTTCCTAATACATGTGCACTTAGATATAACTTATTATTTTTAACTTTATCTTTTACTATACTATCAATAGTTGTTCTTAATCCTCTTTGAGTTATTCCTACACTTGGTCTATTTACTAAAATAGGAACTCCCAAATCCTCTCTCAATAAATCTAAAAATATTAATATATCCTTTGCTATAAATTTAATTGCTTCCTCACCATAAATTTTATATACCTCTGGTGAAACTAACTCTTTCCCTTTAAAATATTTACTCTTTTGCATCAATCCTCCGCTGTAGTACTATTTTAGTTATATTATTGAACTCTTTTGAGCATAACTTTTTTCATTTGTATGAATATATAGCAATCTTCCATCTTTTATCTTATTTATAACTTTGTCTGATATCTCTTTTGGTATAGCAGGACACCCTAAGCTTCGATCTAATTTCTTCGCACCTGGTTTTGGTTTAGCATACTGAGAGCCATGAACAACTATAGCTCTTTCTCTAGCCTTATCATTAATCCCTTTTTCCAATCCATTTAATCTTAAAGAGTATCCGTATTCACCGTTATATGTATTCTCTGTTTTATAAAATCCAGGTGAACTTTTAAAAGAGTTTACAGCATTTGAAAACTCTCTTGGTATACTTTCTCCACTATTTTTTCCATGCATAACATATGTTGAAAATAGTGTCTTTTTATTTTTCAAATCAATTACAAAAAACCTCTCTTTAATTGAAGATTTTGTAAAATCGATTATCGTTATAATATCCTCTTTTACATCTTTTAATTTTTTCATTCCCGAAATAGCATTTGAAAATGTTGTAAAATCCATTTTATTTGTTAAATTTAACTCTCTATATAGATTTTCTACTGAACTATTTGGTGTAAATGCAAAACTATTACTCTTTCTTACCTTAATATTTTCTATTGAAAGAGATGAATCTAAATTTAATTTCTCATTAATTGAATAACTTCCCATTGAAGCCATAGCAGAACTAGCTAAAGTAAGTAAAATAAACATCATATTCTTTATCATAGATACTCCTTACTATTTTTCTATTATCTTAAATTATATATGAGTATCTATAATTAGTAAAGATTTTTTTCTTTTTTATAGGAAAGTTTCATCAACTATTGTATTAAAAGTTAAATACACAATTTAAGTGAAGGAGTTTAAATTTTATGGATCAATTAATTCAAAAAACTATAATCACTATTACATCTATCGTTATTACAACTGTAGTTGGTCAATTTTTCAATGTAGAACCCATTGGTCTTTTTTATACAGCAATAACTTGTGTTATCATAACTCATGTGGATTTTGAAAAGCTAATAGAAAATGCTAAAAATAGAGGCTTTGGTACTCTAATCGGTGGAGTTATTGGTATCATATTTTCTTATATTCCATTCCCGTTAATACTAAAAGTCATTGTTGGAGAGTTTATCATCATTTTCTTTTGTGAGAAAAAATTAAAAATACCCTCTGCTATCGCTTCTGTAGTTTTTCTAATTATTGTTTATAGAATTACCTCTGAAGCTCCATACTTATATGGATTCAAAAGAGTTCTAGACACATTTATTGGAATTATTATAACCGTGGTTATTACATATATCTTTAAAAAATTAAACATTTTAAAATAATAAAAGCCACTTTAGAGTATTTTTTATATATTTTACTCTCAGTGGCTTTTTTATTATTTTATATCTTTTATAGCTGCATTTGGAATGAATACCTCTTTACCATTAAATACAACTATTCCATTAAACTTAACTTTTTTTCCATCTGTTTCATAGTAATTTTTATTTTCATGGAATGTGTACTGCTTTCCATTTTTACTTAATTTGAATACAGGTTGGAATTTATTTGTTGAATCTATATCTAACTCTATTCCCATATCTTTAATTTTTTTACCAGATACAAATAACTCATCTGTTGCTTTATCTAAATCTAAATTCATAGCTTTTGCAATATACAAAGCTATATCAGAATTATTAACAGTTCCTGTCAACTGATTTGCATAGTTAGACGTGTAAACATAAAGAGGTACATCCTCTCCCGTATGCCCATTTGTTGTCCAACCTAAATGAGCTCTTTCACTCATAGCTTTTCCTAAAATTGTCTCTATCTCAGATGTTTTTTGAGTTTTTTCAATCATATTTAACTCTTCAGTTGTTAAATCTAACCCTAACATCTCTTTAGCTAAACTTTTTGTATTAGCTTTATCTTTAGATATTTTTTCAGCTGTTAGAACCTCTGTAAATTTAGCTTTTTTCATATCTTTTGTAAATACATCTACAGGCAGTTCAGGATAATTATATGACGTTTTTAAGTTTCCTATAGATAATCCACCAGTTCCATGATCTGTTACTGCTACTACTAAAGTATCACTATTTTTCTTTGCATAATCTAATGCTACTCCTACAGCTTTGTCAAAAGCTGCATACTCTGATGTAATGGCAATTGGATTATTTGCGTGTCCAGCCCAATCAACTTTAGATCCCTCTACCATTAAGAAAAACCCATCTTTATCTTTTGATAAAAGTTCAATAGCTTTCTCTGTCATCTCTGCTAAAGATGGAGTTGTACCTTTATCACGATCTAAATCATAAGGCATATCTTTTTCAGCAAATAGCCCCCATACAAAATCTTTATTTAAACTTTTCATCTCATCTAAAGTTTGAACAATATTATAACCATTAGCTTGTAATGACTCTAACATATCCTCTCCATCAGTACGCTTTTTAGAGTTTGCCTCTGTTGCGTTATCTTTTTTAAGATAACTTTTCCCCCCTCCAAAAACTACATTTAAATTTTGATGAACTTGCTGTTCTCCTATTACAGAGTAGTTATTTCTATGTATTGAGTGTGTTGTAAAATCTGCTGGAGTAGCATGTAATACTTCAGAAGTTGCAACAATTCCAACAGCTTTCCCATCTAACTTAGCTGCTTCTAAAACTGAAGCTGCTGGTGCTAACTCATCTCCTACCTCTGGAACTCTTGCTCCATTTAGAGTTGCTGCCTTAGGTTTTACCCCTATTAGTTTATCCTGTGTTTTCCATCCTGTTGCAAGAGCTGTCCCTGCTGGTGCTGAATCTGCTATAAAAGTATCTGAGTTATAAGTTTTTACCATTCCTGATGCCATCTCGTCAATATTTAAACTTTCACCATCATTATATACTGCTCTAGTTAAAGTTGATACTGTTGAACTTGATCCATCTGGAATTAAAAAGATTACATTTTTAGCAAATCCTGGCTTTACATCTTTTAATTGTACCCCTTGTGTTACAGCTGTCATTGCTAAAAATGCTGTTAGTGTTACTAACTTAATCTTCATTTTACTCATCTTTACTCCCCCTTAGTTTTTATTTTCTAAAATCAGTCTAACATACAGATGTTAAATAAGTATAAAGTTTTCGTAAAAGATTTGTTAATAGTATTTAATCTCCTTTTTCAAAAACATCAAATCCAAAACTGATCCTATTTCATAAAGCTTTCCAAGTCCTCTATTTAAAAGATCCACTCTTAAGCTGACACCCTTACACTCAATAAAATATCTAATTACATTTCCTAAAATAGAAAAATCCTTAACTATTCCTTTTTTTAGTATGAAATCATCTAGATTATAGTTTCTTTCAATCTCTCTTACATATATAGCCTCTGGTCTTATAGCTATATTTCCAAATATTTCATTTCCAAAAACTTTTCTTGTTTCCTCATCTTTCAAAATATTATAGTTTCCAATAAATTGAGCCATAAAAACTGTCTTTGGATTTGTATATATCTCTTCTGGAGTTCCCACTTGAACTATATTTCCCTTATCCATTATAAAAACTCTATCTGAAATTGTAAGAGCTTCCTCTTGATCATGAGTTACAAAAATTGTTGTAACGTTAGTTTCTTTTTGAATCTCTTTTAATTGTTCTCTTAAAGATTTTCTAACTTTAGCATCTAAAGCTGATAATGGCTCATCTAAAAGCAATATTTTAGGTTCTGTGGCTAAAGATCTAGCTATAGCTACCCTTTGCTTTTGTCCTCCTGAAAGTTGGGCTGGATAAAAATCTCTTTTCTCCTCTAAATGTACTAACTTTAACATCTCATCAACTTTTTTCTCTATATAACCTTTTTTTAACTTTTTCATCTCTAAACCAAAAGCTATATTTTCAAATACAGTCATATTTGGAAAAAGAGCATAGTTTTGAAAAACCATTCCTATGCCACGATCTTTAGCTGATTTATCTGTTACATTTTCTCCCTCAATATAAATATCTCCATTGTTTATCTCATTTAATCCAGCTATACATCTTAAAAGAGTGGACTTCCCACAACCTGATGGTCCTAAAAGTGTCACAAACTCACCTTTTTTTATATTAAAGTTTATATTTTTAAAAACTGTAGTTTTATCATATCTTTTCTCTAAATTTTTTCCAACTATAAAACTCATAATATTATCTATCTCCTATTATTTTTTTCTCCTATATAAAAAGCTATTGTTGTTAACATCAATAGTATCCCAAAATACGTTATTACTAAAGCACTTGAGTAATGACCACTATATCCAGATTTTATACTATTTATATACATTTGAACAGTTTGAAACTTTCCTCCAACCAACATATTTACTAATAGAAACTCTCCAAATAGCATAGAAAAAGTTAGCAACATTGAAACACTCAATCCCTTTGAAATATTTGGAACTATCACTCTAAAAAAAGCTACTTTTGTGCTAGCCCCTAATATATTAGCACTTTCAACTAACTCCTTTATATTTAATCCAGCTAAACTATTTTTTATCCCTCTATAAACAAAGGGATAAGCTAAGACAAAATATACTCCCACTAAAATATATGTTGTTCCTACCAATCTAAAAGGTTCATTTGAATATAATTTTATAAGTCCTACAACTGAAACTGCACCAGGAACAGCAAAACAAATTAACACCAATAACTCCATCATTTTTTCTATTTTTCTAAAGTAGTAAGTAGCTACAAATACAGTTGGTACAAGTACTATCCCTATAAAAAACAGAGAGATTAAACATATCCAAAAGCTTTTTCCAATAGCATTTAAAAACATCTCATTTTGAAAAATTTCTAAATACCATTTTAGTGTCAAACTTTGAGGTAACAAAGTATTAGTCCATTTAGTACTTAAAGAGTATAGTAATGTCCCTAATATTGGTAAAAACAGTGTCGTTAATATAGTTATTACAACCCATATATGAATTTTATTTTTCATATTTTCCTCTTTTCTTTTTTAACATCACTTCATTTATTATTACAACAAAAATCAATATTCCCCCTAACAGTATTGACATTGCACTAGCTATACCTGGTTCATAAGCTACCTCTCCAGCTATATAGCTAGTAATTCTTATTGTCATTACATTGTATGTTCCATTTGTTAGAGCTAACGTACATGCATAAGCTCCCATGGCATTTGCAAACATTATAAGTACTGTTCCTAAAATCTCTTTTAACATAACTGGAATTCCAACTCTTTTCCAAAATGTGAAAGTTCCTCCCCCTAATATATTAACCATCTCTTGCCACTGAGGATCTAATCTATCAAATACTGGATATAGTAAAAGTAATCCTAGTGGTAACTGAAAATATATGTACATAAGCATCAACCCAGTTTTTGAATAAACATCAAACCCATCTATTAGCCCAATATTTTTCAGTAAAATTGTCATTACTCCATTGCTTCCAAGAAGAATTATGAAAGCAAAAGCAAGTGGTATTCCACTAAAATTTGAAAGCATATTTATAAATAGTAAGATATTCTTTTTTGAACTATTTTTTAATCTGTTTAAAGAGTATGCTCCTTGAAGAGAGATTAATAATCCAACAAAAGTTGAAACTAGCGCAAGCTCTATGGAATTAAAAACCGATTGCTTTATAAATTTACTTTTTAATATATACTCATAGTTCTCTAAAGTAATCTCATTAAATTCATTTAAAAAACTTCCTATGACAACTGAGATAAAAGGAGTTATTAAAAACATTCCTATTAAAATTATAAAAGGAATTAAAATTAAAAATCCTTTCTCATGCTCTTTTAAACCTCTTTTAGGTATACTTATTTTTTTGGACTTCTCAAGTTTTAAAATATTTTCCAAGGCTTCCTCCAATCTCAACTTACTCCTAAAATATCACAACATATTTTCTTTATATCTTTTTGATCTATTTTTTTCTCTTTATAATCTTTAGACATATCTCCTAAAATCCAAAGAGGAACTTCTCTTTCAAGTTTGCTATCTCCTCCATGGTTTCCCTTTTCATCCATTCCATGATCAGAAGTTATTATAATCTCATATCCAGCCTCTTGCCACATCGGTAAATAGTGTGAGAAGTAGTAATTCAATTTGTGAACTCTATTTTCATACTTTTTTGAAAGTCCCCCATATTTATGACCTGCATCATCAATATTCATAGTATGTAAAAGTAAAAAGTCTGGATTTTTATCTTTTATAAGCTTATTAGTTAAAGAAAATAGATGAGAATCTGGATAGCTATCTTCCCAATAAAATCTTCCATAGTTTATATTTTTTTCTAAATCTTCAACTTCAATATCCTCTTCTATATTGAAAGGTCCGTTATATAACTCGTGTACCCAATGGTATGCAACGGCTGCTGTTTTCAAATTAGCTTTTTTTGCCAAAGAAAATATACTTTCCTCCTTAGACATTCTATTTATCTGATTATTTATTATTCCACTTTCTATTGGAGTCTTCCCTGTTAAAATAGTTTCATAAAGTGGTCTTGAAAGACTTGGAAGTTCACTTAGCAAAGTAAATTTTTCCCCCATATTAGCTGATTCTAAAGCTTTTAAATATCCCATTTTGTGACTTACGTGATCTCCCATCCCATCGATTAAAACTAAAATTAACTTCTTCATAATCCCTCCTACTTTCTATTTACTAAAACTTCCTCTTGCCAAACTCTTCCTAAATTTTTTGAAGTTTTGTCCCAAGCCTCATGATTTTCAATAGCTCTTGCATTCTTATACTGCTCATCTGGAATCATCCTTTTCTTTATATCCTCTGGCAACTCAATTTTTCTAATTGGTCTTGCATTTCCTTTAGCTAAATTTATTTGACCATCATCACTAAATATATATTCTCTTGTTAATTTAGCTGCATTTGGATTCTTTGCCCATTTATTAATTATTGTTGTATATCCACTTATAAGAGAACCATCTGAAGGGATTAAAACTTCAAATCTATCTTTATCAATTGAATCTCTATAGCTCAAACCATTAAAATCCCAAATCAATCCAACTTCAACTTCACCTTTTTCTAAATTTTGAATATTAGGTGCTGCTGCTGATACTCTTCCCTCTTTTGCTAAATTAGCAAAATACTTTATTGCTGGTTCTATATTATTTTCATCTCCACCTAATGCATAAGCTGCTGCTAAAACTGCACTTGAAGCTTGAGCTGCTGTTCCAACATCTCCTGGACTTACTTTAAATTTGCTATTTTTTAAAGCCTCCCAAGATCTAGGTATATCTTTTTCTGGAATTTTATCTTTATCCACTATAAAGGCTATTGTTCCTGTATAAGCTAACATCCAATGTCCATTTTTATCTTTAGCCCACTCTGGTACCTCTTCCCAATAGCTTGTTTTGTATGGTTGAGTAACCCCTTGTTTCACAGCAATATTTGCAAATCCTGCTCCTATATCACCAATATCTGCTGTAGCATTTTTTCCCTCATTTTTAAATTTTGCAATTTCCTGAGCACTACTCATATCAGTATCACTATGTTTTATATTATATTTTTCTTTTATTTGACTCCAAGTATCTTTCCAATTGGCCCAGTTATCAGGCATTCCTACGGATAATACTTCCCCTTCTTTTTGTGCTTTCTCTTGAATCTCTTGTAAAGTTTCTCCATAAGTTAAAACAGTTGATAAAAGTGTTGCCAATAAAACAAATTTTTTCATCATTTCTCCTCCCTAAAACTTTAATTCTAACTTACTTTAACACCTTCCTGTTAATATAAAATAAATTATCAGTAAATTAATTGTAAAAACTATCTTTAAACTTCAAATAAAATTTTAAACAAAAAAGTGCCAGAAACATTTTCTGACACTTTACTTAAAATATTTATATTATTTTTTTACATTGCACTTCTATATATCTCAATAATTTCCTCTAACGTAGCTTGTTTAGGATTTGTAAATCCACATGCATCTTTTAAAGCATTTGTTGCTAAAATAGTAAAGTCTTCCTCTTTAGCTCCTAACTCTTTTATTCCTTTTGGAATTCCAATATCATTTGATAACTTTACAATCTCTTCTATTGCTAAATCAGCTGAATTATTTTCATTTACAATATGAGGATTTACTCCTAACAATATTGCAACTTTTCTTAATTTCTCTTTTGATACTTCAGCATTATATCTAACTACATGAGGTAGTAAAATTGCATTACATACACCATGAGGTAAATCATAGAATCCTCCTAATTGGTGGGCCATTGCATGAACATATCCCAATGAAGCATTATTAAAAGCCATTCCTGCTAAATACTCTGCATAAGCCATATTATCTCTTGCTTTAATATCTTTTCCATTAAATACAGCATCTCTTAAGTTTTTAGAAATCAGCTCTATAGCTTTTTCAGCACATGCATCTGTTACTGGAGTTGCAATTGTTGAAACATAAGCTTCTATTGCATGTGTTAAAGCATCCATTCCTGTTGCTGCTGTTAAACTCTTTGGCATATCTAACATTAACTCTGGATCATTTACAGCTATAATTGGAGTTACATTTTTATCTACTATAGCCATTTTTACATGTCTATCTTCATCTGTTATTATACAAAATCTTGTCATCTCTGAAGCTGTTCCAGCTGTTGTATTTATTGACATTAAAGGAAGTTGAGGGTGTGCAGATCTATCTACCCCTTCGTAATCTTTTATCTCTCCACCATTAGCAGCTACTAAAGCTATCCCTTTTGCTGCATCATGAGGTGATCCTCCACCAAAAGATATTACAAAATCACATCCATTATCTTTTAAAATTTTCAATCCATCATTAACATTTGTCACTGTTGGATTTGGTTTTGTTTCATCAAAGATAACATACTCTATTTTATTCTCATCTAATACATTTGTTAATTTTTTAACTAAACCAATATTTACTAATATTTTATCTGTTACTATTAAAGACTTTTTTAAACCTCTCGATTTAATTTCATTTCCTAGATTTTTAATACATCCCTCTCCCATATAAGAAATTGATGGCATGAAAAAAGCATATGACATAATAGCCTCCTAATAAATGTATTTTTTAGTGTACACCAATAATAACTCTTTTTGTACTATAAATCAATACTTTTTTTATTTTTATTATTTTGAATTAGTATTCAAGCTAACTTTTTCACTCTACCCATATTTTTTCTTTTATTTGGAACCACTTTTCTAAAGATGGTTTTTTTAAGCTATTATATATTGGATTTATTACCACCATAGGCTCATCTTTTTCTGATACTCCCTCAATTCTTAGGTATTCTCCCTCTTTAAGTTCATTAAAAATATTAATCTCTTGTCCTACAATCATATTTATAACTTTTCCATTTTTAATAACTCTCCAAATTAAAGTTTGTGAAGAAAGTATTTTTATGCTGATTTCACCATATATTTCATCTCCTGGATAAACAATCTGTCCATTATTTTCCATTCTAAGTTTTATCTCTCCTACTCTAGATATATAAGTTCGTCCTTTTTTCATATTTTCTAAAATATTTTTAGTTTCATATTTATCTAATCTTATATAGTTTAAAGGATCTCCTAAACTTTCTCCATGATTGTCGCTTCCACCTACTGCAAATATTTTATGTCCATCACACCATAACATATCCAATGCTTCTAATGCTTTTTTATCATAATATGGATTATTCCCTTCTCTTGTTGGAGAGTTTATTACCTCTATAAAATCTAAATCTTTTAAATCAATATTATAAAACAACCCTAAAAACATTCTTGAAGTATTATGAAACGGATGATTTAATGATACATATCCACCTTGCTTTTTAACCTCTTTAAATATTTTTGTTAATGAAATCTCTTTGGTATCATTTTCATCTATATGATTATAATAATCTATTATTTTTTTTAAACCAAAAAGATTAAAGTGCCCTAAATTATCTAATGTCAGCTCTGTTGAAGGTATCACAGGAATATCTATGTCTGGATATTTTGTTAAAACACTGTTATGTTCTGTTGGAAATATAAAATCTATCTCTTTTTTAATTAATTCTTTTTTTATATCTCTTAACGATATACCTCCATCAGATATATTTGTATGATTGTGAAGCTCTCCTGCATACCACTCTTTTGTATCTAAATAGCAATCTTTTAAAGTTATCTTTTTCATATTTTCTTTTTTTATCAGATTTCCATTTTCAATTTTTATCTCTAACTCAAACTCGTCACTTACAACATAGTTTTTTAACAGTTTTAATTTCCATTCCCCCTCTGGTAACTCTCCTGGAATACAACAATTTGAAGTACTCTCCCAATGCGTTGTTAAATAATATTTCTTCTTAGTAGTTTTAAAAGATGTTAATATTCTAGTTCTTCCTTCGCTATCCTCTAAAGATATTATTATATGTTCAAAGGGTCCCTTATTTAAATTTAAAGAGATTCTATTAATACCATTTGATACCATAAATTTATACTCTAATTTTTCAATATT
Coding sequences within:
- a CDS encoding DNA-3-methyladenine glycosylase I; amino-acid sequence: MIRCPWCESSDLYRKYHDEEWGKPVYDDRTHFEFLVLESAQSGLSWITILKKRENYRVEYDNFNPDIVALYDEDKILKMLENPGIVRYRKKIESSISNAKEFLKIQKEFGSFNEYIWSFTEKKIIKNNWTTLSEVPAKTELSDTIAKDLKKRGFKFLGSTTVYSYLQAIGIVNDHLLECQFRD
- a CDS encoding FUSC family protein; protein product: MDQLIQKTIITITSIVITTVVGQFFNVEPIGLFYTAITCVIITHVDFEKLIENAKNRGFGTLIGGVIGIIFSYIPFPLILKVIVGEFIIIFFCEKKLKIPSAIASVVFLIIVYRITSEAPYLYGFKRVLDTFIGIIITVVITYIFKKLNILK
- a CDS encoding alkaline phosphatase, which produces MSKMKIKLVTLTAFLAMTAVTQGVQLKDVKPGFAKNVIFLIPDGSSSTVSTLTRAVYNDGESLNIDEMASGMVKTYNSDTFIADSAPAGTALATGWKTQDKLIGVKPKAATLNGARVPEVGDELAPAASVLEAAKLDGKAVGIVATSEVLHATPADFTTHSIHRNNYSVIGEQQVHQNLNVVFGGGKSYLKKDNATEANSKKRTDGEDMLESLQANGYNIVQTLDEMKSLNKDFVWGLFAEKDMPYDLDRDKGTTPSLAEMTEKAIELLSKDKDGFFLMVEGSKVDWAGHANNPIAITSEYAAFDKAVGVALDYAKKNSDTLVVAVTDHGTGGLSIGNLKTSYNYPELPVDVFTKDMKKAKFTEVLTAEKISKDKANTKSLAKEMLGLDLTTEELNMIEKTQKTSEIETILGKAMSERAHLGWTTNGHTGEDVPLYVYTSNYANQLTGTVNNSDIALYIAKAMNLDLDKATDELFVSGKKIKDMGIELDIDSTNKFQPVFKLSKNGKQYTFHENKNYYETDGKKVKFNGIVVFNGKEVFIPNAAIKDIK
- a CDS encoding NfeD family protein — its product is MLLWFIIGVVFLVIEILTFGLISIWFALGAFLTMIFYEASLENQFYIFVGASLLFLVLIRKLALKHFKGNSKELNRIKGKVVKIEKIEVRGSNNFYTVYLDGKIWEGISKSNFSVGDEAIVEKIVGNKLVLSKKY
- a CDS encoding murein L,D-transpeptidase catalytic domain family protein; translated protein: MIKNMMFILLTLASSAMASMGSYSINEKLNLDSSLSIENIKVRKSNSFAFTPNSSVENLYRELNLTNKMDFTTFSNAISGMKKLKDVKEDIITIIDFTKSSIKERFFVIDLKNKKTLFSTYVMHGKNSGESIPREFSNAVNSFKSSPGFYKTENTYNGEYGYSLRLNGLEKGINDKARERAIVVHGSQYAKPKPGAKKLDRSLGCPAIPKEISDKVINKIKDGRLLYIHTNEKSYAQKSSII
- a CDS encoding SPFH domain-containing protein; its protein translation is MLFLFILILIAVFLIGTHIRIVAQSQAFVVERLGAYLATWDVGLNVLIPFVDRIAKRVSLKEQVIDFPPQPVITKDNVTMQIDSVVYFQITDPKLYTYGVENPLNAIENLTATTLRNLIGELELDATLTSRDTINTKMRVILDEATDPWGIKINRVELKNIIPPAEIQDAMEKQMKAERERRESILRAEGQKTSAILVAEGEKEAAILRAEAKKETAIREAEGEAEAILSIQRANAEAIKLIKEAAPDKSVLMIKGMEAFEKVANGQATKIIIPSELQNIVTLSELFHESKK
- a CDS encoding ABC transporter ATP-binding protein — its product is MSFIVGKNLEKRYDKTTVFKNINFNIKKGEFVTLLGPSGCGKSTLLRCIAGLNEINNGDIYIEGENVTDKSAKDRGIGMVFQNYALFPNMTVFENIAFGLEMKKLKKGYIEKKVDEMLKLVHLEEKRDFYPAQLSGGQKQRVAIARSLATEPKILLLDEPLSALDAKVRKSLREQLKEIQKETNVTTIFVTHDQEEALTISDRVFIMDKGNIVQVGTPEEIYTNPKTVFMAQFIGNYNILKDEETRKVFGNEIFGNIAIRPEAIYVREIERNYNLDDFILKKGIVKDFSILGNVIRYFIECKGVSLRVDLLNRGLGKLYEIGSVLDLMFLKKEIKYY